One stretch of Paenibacillus sp. FSL R5-0341 DNA includes these proteins:
- a CDS encoding PRD domain-containing protein has translation MKIAKVINNNVISIYQADGAELVVMGRGIAFKKKPGDKVDETRIQKVFALKNKQTSDNFKMLLREVPMELIEIVEEIITYARENLGRKLNENIYVSLTDHINFAIERYREGVEIKNALMWEIKQLYKPEFGLGLRTLEQINTRMNIELPTDEAAYIALHIVNAEMNEEVITTMNITKFIQQIINIAKYHFKMEFDEDSLSYFRFITHLKFFSQRVLSGMHYDNNYDHFYDMIKEKHPDAAACTEKIELFVKKEYNHELTNEEKLYLTVHIERVVNR, from the coding sequence GTGAAAATAGCAAAGGTTATCAACAATAACGTCATTAGCATCTATCAAGCAGATGGAGCAGAGCTTGTGGTGATGGGGCGTGGGATTGCCTTTAAGAAAAAGCCGGGGGATAAAGTAGACGAGACCCGCATCCAGAAAGTATTTGCATTGAAAAACAAACAAACATCCGATAATTTTAAAATGCTGCTGCGCGAAGTTCCGATGGAACTGATTGAAATTGTGGAGGAGATCATCACGTATGCGCGTGAGAATCTGGGACGAAAGTTGAATGAGAACATTTATGTATCCCTTACGGATCATATTAACTTTGCGATTGAACGTTATCGGGAAGGTGTGGAGATCAAGAACGCATTAATGTGGGAGATCAAGCAATTGTACAAGCCTGAGTTCGGACTCGGCCTGAGGACGCTGGAACAGATCAACACTCGAATGAATATTGAGCTTCCAACCGATGAAGCGGCTTATATTGCTCTTCATATTGTCAATGCAGAGATGAATGAAGAAGTCATTACGACGATGAACATTACGAAGTTTATCCAGCAAATTATTAATATAGCGAAATATCATTTCAAAATGGAATTTGACGAGGATTCTCTAAGTTATTTTCGCTTCATCACACATCTGAAGTTCTTCTCTCAGCGTGTGCTCAGTGGTATGCATTACGACAACAACTATGATCATTTCTACGACATGATTAAGGAGAAGCATCCAGATGCGGCAGCATGTACGGAAAAAATTGAGTTGTTTGTCAAAAAGGAATACAACCATGAGTTGACCAATGAAGAAAAATTGTATCTGACGGTTCATATCGAACGAGTGGTTAATCGATAA
- a CDS encoding 6-phospho-beta-glucosidase encodes MTNFKFPKDFLWGGAIAANQAEGAYLEDGKGLSIVDLLPTGENRRSIMKGNVPAFTPLATEFYPSHEAIDFYHRYPEDIALFTEMGFKALRVSIAWARIFPTGEDAQPNEAGLQFYDNLFDELLKNGIEPVVTLAHFDVPVHLIEKYGSWRSRELVTLFETYATTVFTRYKDKVKYWMTFNEINMLLHLPFLGAGLAFNEGDNIKEIQYQAAHHQLVASALAVKACHEIIPGAMIGCMLAAGSFYPYTCNPEDVFQGMEKDRESYFFIDVQSRGEYPGYAKRFFKDHELNIVMQSGDAEILKNHTVDYIGFSYYSSRTTSTDPEVIKNMTSGNVFGSVANPYLAKSEWGWTIDPKGFRITANQLHDRYQKPLFVVENGFGANDVVTPEGEVDDAYRIDYLKRHVAEMGEAIQDGVDIIGYTSWGPIDIVSASSGEMRKRYGYIYVDRNNEGQGELTRLKKKSFEWYKNVIESNGTNLGDE; translated from the coding sequence ATGACGAATTTTAAATTTCCTAAAGACTTTCTGTGGGGTGGAGCCATTGCTGCCAATCAGGCGGAGGGCGCGTATCTGGAAGATGGCAAAGGGCTGAGTATCGTTGACTTGCTGCCGACCGGAGAGAACCGCAGAAGTATTATGAAAGGAAATGTTCCAGCTTTTACGCCGCTTGCTACCGAGTTCTATCCTTCGCATGAAGCGATCGATTTCTATCACCGTTACCCTGAAGATATTGCTCTATTTACAGAAATGGGATTCAAAGCACTGCGTGTCTCCATTGCCTGGGCACGAATTTTCCCAACAGGAGAAGATGCGCAGCCGAATGAAGCAGGATTGCAATTTTACGATAACCTGTTTGATGAATTGTTGAAAAACGGCATTGAACCCGTGGTTACACTGGCTCACTTTGATGTGCCTGTGCATCTGATTGAGAAGTACGGCAGCTGGAGAAGTCGTGAACTGGTAACTTTATTCGAGACTTACGCTACTACGGTATTCACTCGATACAAAGACAAGGTGAAATACTGGATGACTTTCAATGAGATCAACATGCTGCTACATCTTCCGTTCCTTGGAGCGGGACTTGCGTTCAACGAAGGGGATAACATCAAAGAAATTCAATATCAGGCTGCTCACCATCAACTGGTTGCAAGTGCACTGGCAGTCAAGGCATGTCATGAGATTATTCCTGGTGCCATGATTGGTTGCATGCTTGCGGCGGGAAGCTTCTATCCGTATACCTGTAATCCGGAAGATGTGTTCCAGGGGATGGAAAAAGATAGAGAATCCTATTTCTTCATCGATGTGCAGTCCCGTGGGGAATATCCGGGTTACGCCAAACGTTTCTTTAAGGACCACGAATTAAACATCGTTATGCAGTCGGGTGATGCGGAAATCTTGAAAAATCATACCGTAGATTATATCGGGTTCAGCTACTATTCTAGTCGTACAACCAGTACCGATCCGGAAGTCATCAAAAATATGACCAGCGGTAATGTATTTGGTTCGGTAGCGAATCCATATCTGGCGAAGTCCGAATGGGGTTGGACGATTGATCCCAAAGGATTCCGTATTACCGCCAATCAACTACATGATCGTTATCAGAAGCCACTGTTTGTCGTTGAGAATGGATTTGGCGCCAATGACGTGGTTACACCAGAAGGTGAAGTGGATGATGCATACCGGATTGATTACTTGAAACGGCATGTAGCTGAAATGGGTGAGGCCATTCAGGATGGGGTGGACATCATTGGTTACACCAGCTGGGGGCCAATTGATATTGTGAGTGCTTCCTCAGGAGAGATGAGAAAACGCTATGGCTACATTTATGTGGATCGTAATAATGAAGGTCAAGGAGAACTGACACGACTGAAGAAGAAGAGTTTTGAGTGGTACAAAAATGTGATCGAATCGAACGGAACAAACCTGGGTGACGAGTAG